The DNA region CCGTTCGCGCTCACCGTCGCCTCGACCACCACCTTGCGCTCGCCGATCTCGCGCGCGTGGGCGCGAATCTCCAACTCGGCGTCGGCGGGCGTGGGCTTGAGGTACTGCACGTTGAGCGCCGCGGTGACGAATCGCGGCGCGGGCCGTTGGCCCATCGCGCGGCCTGCGGCGCGCTCGGTCGCCGCGGCGGCCGTCCCCATGGCGTGGCAGTCGATGAGTGACGCGATGAGCCCGCCGTACGCGAACCCGGGCACTCCGATCTGATCGGGCCGCGGCGTGTAGCGCGCCACCATGTCCGGCCCGTCGCCGTCCCAGCGCGACTTGAGTTGCATGCCGTGCGCATTGAGCCGCCCGCAGCCGTAGCAGTGGGCGAAATCATCGGGGTAGAAGTCCTGGATGGCGGGGGCGGAGTCTGATGGCATGATTGAATGATGGTAGCACAGTGGGGCAGTAGGACAGTAGGACGGATAACTGCAGAACGTTGTTCCTCTCCTACTCTCCTAGCGTCCCACCGCTCGTCATCTCAGAAAACTATCCCTCACACCCGTGATGATGAATTGTGTCGCCACCGCCGCCAGCAGGAGTCCCATGATGCGCGT from Gemmatimonadaceae bacterium includes:
- a CDS encoding PaaI family thioesterase; this encodes MPSDSAPAIQDFYPDDFAHCYGCGRLNAHGMQLKSRWDGDGPDMVARYTPRPDQIGVPGFAYGGLIASLIDCHAMGTAAAATERAAGRAMGQRPAPRFVTAALNVQYLKPTPADAELEIRAHAREIGERKVVVEATVSANGIVTARGEVVAVRIPDTMKQ